The following proteins are encoded in a genomic region of Deinococcus cellulosilyticus NBRC 106333 = KACC 11606:
- a CDS encoding GH1 family beta-glucosidase — protein sequence HNMTLSRNHFPAHFRWGSATSSYQIEGAADTDGKGKSIWDTFSHTPGKVKGGDTGDVACDHYHLWEQDLNLMQDLGLNSYRFSISWPRVLPAGKGTVNAKGLEFYDRLVDGLLQRGLDPFVTLYHWDLPQALQDTGGWVNRETAFHFADYAAVVSERLGDRVKHWITHNEPFCTAMLGHLYGAHAPGIRDLKAALQTLHHVYLSHGLAVPVLRQNSAQDAQVGITLSLHPVYPFTDQPEDLEAARRHDGFRNRWYLDPLYGRGYPQDTWERYGASVPDVQEGDLQTISAELDFLGVNYYFREVVQHAPGEGLFDVREVHLDGVERTYFDWEVFPEGLTALLTRVHEEYQPKKLFITENGATYQDEMVGGVVQDEDRRRFFERHLQASLDVLKKGIPLEGYFAWSLLDNFEWAEGYDKRFGLVHVDFQTLTRTLKRSGEWYRDFLRVPVVP from the coding sequence CACAACATGACACTCAGCCGCAACCACTTTCCTGCCCACTTCCGCTGGGGCTCTGCCACCTCCAGTTACCAGATCGAAGGTGCCGCTGATACAGACGGCAAAGGCAAATCCATCTGGGACACCTTCTCTCACACGCCAGGCAAGGTCAAAGGAGGGGACACCGGAGATGTGGCCTGCGACCACTACCACCTGTGGGAACAGGACCTCAACCTGATGCAGGACCTGGGGCTCAACAGTTACCGGTTCTCCATTTCCTGGCCCCGCGTGCTGCCTGCTGGAAAAGGCACGGTCAATGCAAAAGGGCTGGAGTTCTATGACCGTCTGGTCGATGGACTCTTGCAAAGGGGACTTGATCCCTTTGTGACCCTGTACCACTGGGACCTTCCGCAGGCGTTGCAGGACACCGGTGGCTGGGTCAACCGCGAAACCGCCTTCCACTTTGCAGATTATGCTGCTGTGGTGTCTGAGCGCCTGGGAGACCGGGTAAAACACTGGATCACCCACAACGAGCCGTTCTGCACGGCCATGCTGGGCCACCTGTATGGCGCACACGCCCCCGGCATTCGTGACCTGAAAGCTGCCCTGCAGACCCTACACCACGTTTACCTCTCCCATGGTCTGGCAGTGCCGGTTCTGCGCCAGAACAGTGCTCAAGACGCGCAGGTGGGCATCACCCTCAGCCTGCACCCGGTGTACCCCTTCACAGATCAGCCTGAGGATCTGGAAGCTGCCAGACGCCACGATGGTTTCCGCAACCGCTGGTACCTTGATCCACTTTATGGCAGGGGTTACCCGCAGGACACCTGGGAAAGGTATGGAGCCAGCGTGCCAGATGTGCAGGAGGGTGACCTGCAGACCATCAGTGCAGAACTGGATTTCCTGGGGGTCAATTACTACTTCCGGGAAGTGGTGCAGCATGCTCCGGGTGAAGGGCTTTTCGATGTGCGGGAAGTGCACCTTGATGGGGTGGAAAGAACCTACTTTGACTGGGAGGTCTTCCCTGAGGGCCTCACTGCCCTCCTGACCCGTGTGCATGAAGAGTACCAGCCAAAGAAACTTTTCATCACCGAGAACGGGGCCACCTACCAGGACGAGATGGTGGGTGGGGTGGTGCAGGATGAAGACCGTCGCCGTTTCTTCGAGCGGCACCTGCAGGCCTCTTTGGATGTGCTCAAAAAAGGCATTCCGCTGGAAGGTTACTTTGCCTGGAGTTTGCTGGACAACTTTGAGTGGGCCGAGGGGTACGACAAACGCTTTGGACTCGTGCATGTGGATTTTCAAACTTTGACCCGCACCCTCAAACGCTCCGGTGAATGGTACCGTGACTTCCTCAGGGTTCCTGTTGTCCCCTGA